GTTGTCTAGTTTCTTAGAAAAGTACACCAAACAAGAAATGTGTTagctatttttttattctaaagcATTTGGTTGCATGCACTTATTTTGATTCTATTTGTGTGTAATAGGATCATCTTCAAAATTTGAAACAATCAAGATACAATGATGATGAAGTAGTTCAAACAGTTTTCGGAAAGGAGAGACATGGTAGAGTTCGTTTTTATGGTCGATCAGTCACAAAATCCTCTCTTAAAAAGGATAAGAAAATCCGACAAATGCAACAACAACATAATGAAGTGGTTTCAACTATGGAGAAAAATCAAAATAGCTTAACTTCCAAGTTGGATGGTTTAACGAACTTGATTAAAACGGTGTTGCAACAAGTCAATCCTGGTATGAGTGCAGAACAAGTGCAAGTAATGATAGAAGCCACCCAACAATCTCTGCCTGACGCGAGTAGTGCACCAAATGATGTGCGGCGAAGCATTCCTCCTTCACTTGGATCGAACCATGTATTAAAGGATATGGAAGTAAGTACTGTTCAAAATTAGTAGTTAAATTAATAGTATGCTTTTGGTAAATGATATATCATGAATTTAAGTTAAAGTTAAGGTTTTAGGATTgtgaataatttatatttatacatGGAAACTGGCTGCAAAACTGAAACAAACATATGCACAAGACAAGACTAGGCCGTTCATAGTGAAAACAATTGCTTGGCCTCTCAATTTGTGACGTACGTGGATATCTCACAAgtcatgcattttttttcttgGAAAGTGTAGATGTTATGTTTAAGTGTTGAAAAAATTCATTCAAGAATTTTCATTCACCTTCTAATTTCTATGTTCTTCAATTAAAATCATATTGCTTATGTTTCTTAATTTGTTCACTTATACTACTAGTAACTTAGTTTCAATACACAAATTAGTCATATATGAAAACCTTATTTCAGCAGCTTACTTGCTAACTGAACGCAAAATCAAGTAAGAAAAAGGTTTAAAACTCCTTTATTTTATCTTCCCCCTATATTAATAACGGAAATgagttcttttttattatttatttattttgaccaaTGAAGAAACTCAATGAGTTACTGCAGCAAGTATAACTTGCAAAGATCCAAAAGCAAGAAACTAAATAAGCATAGTTTATCTTATAGCCTTAGTTTGCTGCATATGTACTGCATCATGAAAAGCATTTTTGCTCTATTCTAAcatgtttatttattttgctagCAGGAAGACATGATGTGATGAAGAAAATATGTTCCATACATATATGACATGGGATGAATCTTACAATGACCTTAGTTATGTAAATGTAATATTTTGATGTGTTCTGTACTTTTTGAGGTATTACATATAATTGGATAAAGTACAATCTATTTTGATTTGTGTTATTAAGAGTAAAAATTAAACATATCTATCTTATAATGAAActtttatgatttagatttcttgtgtttcttatttttagatttattttgtgattatcatcattttgggatgtgattataattttaaaaaaataaatcccATAAACAACAACAGGCTATAGTCACCGTTTTTAAAATAAGGTGACCATAGataacctatggtcacggttttaaggaggggtgaccatagataacctatggtcacggttttttaccgtgaccatagataatgCTATGGTAACGGTTTtgaggtggggtgaccatagataaggctatggtcacggttttgaggtggggtgaccatagaggctatggtcacggtgaaaaccgtaaccatagataaggctatggtcacagttttaaagaggggtgaccatagaggctatggtcacgatttttacgCATGACTatagattaacctatggtcatggtaaaaaaacgtggcctaaactgtcagattttgaaaattgaaaccgtgaccatagacctatggccacAAGAAAATaggccacggtaaaaaaccgtgaccataggtccaaaactgtgaccatagatctatggtcacccttttacTAGCTATGGTCaaggttttttaccgtgaccataggcctttttttgtagtgtatatacatatccaaaacccaggTGTGCATAAATAAAATCTTGCGTCTCTATaagcctctaagaggatcaaaaggaATAAGTTATgcagagagaaagctaagtacatatatatacatcactatACAACCAAAATAACCTGATAACGACTTCGCTTTAGGAGTCAAGACGCCTAACGAGGtgcctctcaacctgcatctgaaaaacaacaacatagtatggggtgagaactagATGTTCTCAGTATgataaaggtgccacacacataatatataaggtcctgagaataccagaggcaatcctagaatgccgacactcagattatagagcttaaagtattaaacagaagccataaaaggtggttttctaagagtatctaaacctaacttaacttaatcttaaatctaagtcctatactgccattcctctatacctccatctccgtcagcatttcacagacaaataaacagataaaagcaaacacaagaaggttacaagtacTACAGGTAGCAAATATACACTTAACATAGTAAATGCACTTAGGCAAACCCAGTTAGAGCACAAaaaagtaattcaagtaatatgcacatgatgcatgcctgtcttatggctaatgagctcatctgtcggttatacagccaacccgacaagtccagtTTGctaaaccattggactgtcccccgacgtgcattgatgaacgaattttttgatggtaaagaattcacaataaattctcgttgctagtatagtgtctaaactaacaaagaatcctttcatacaaaaatttgtttgtcactaaagcaaccaaaataaaataaaccgaagtatttaaacctcgggtcgtctctcaaggaattacagggaagtgtagtttattattgttgtggaaaagtatctttttgggtttttgaaataaggaacaaggaaataaaatggcaagaaattaaattaataactaagaaaactc
The nucleotide sequence above comes from Arachis ipaensis cultivar K30076 unplaced genomic scaffold, Araip1.1 Aipa848, whole genome shotgun sequence. Encoded proteins:
- the LOC107624649 gene encoding uncharacterized protein LOC107624649; the encoded protein is METQIELRWYNGKPIGPTKTHVQLFSRFLGTLARNSNLVTLLYTNWQAVSSETKTSMLDYAKRAKKEDNEDPSQSEMFVVTRTNKKGETNSGTKETIDHLQNLKQSRYNDDEVVQTVFGKERHGRVRFYGRSVTKSSLKKDKKIRQMQQQHNEVVSTMEKNQNSLTSKLDGLTNLIKTVLQQVNPGMSAEQVQVMIEATQQSLPDASSAPNDVRRSIPPSLGSNHVLKDMEEDMM